Proteins from a genomic interval of Zonotrichia leucophrys gambelii isolate GWCS_2022_RI chromosome 5, RI_Zleu_2.0, whole genome shotgun sequence:
- the LOC135448342 gene encoding membrane-spanning 4-domains subfamily A member 12-like isoform X2: MMGFLHIGFGIVLTTLTNVYTSVFVIGEIPFLGGVSFIISGCLSIGAEKSPTECAVKGSQTMNVISAIFALLGIVAFIVDLNLNGLYRSSLNSCSYLILLAGNGISIVLLIFTILEFCIAVATANFWCRATRLSSNEAMLIVPSATRVDLAVPPAELPQPPSYSELAAPEV, translated from the exons ATGATGGGATTCCTGCACATCGGCTTCGGGATTGTCCTGACCACACTCACCAATGTCTACACCTCTGTCTTCGTCATCGGAGAGATCCCTTTCCTGGGCGGCGTGTCG TTCATCATCTCCGGGTGCCTCTCCATCGGCGCCGAGAAGAGTCCCACGGAATGCGCG GTGAAGGGCAGCCAGACCATGAACGTCATCAGTGCCATCTTCGCTCTCCTGGGAATCGTGGCCTTCATCGTGGACCTCAACCTCAACGGGCTCTACCGCTCCAGCCTCAACTCCTGCAGCTATCTCATCCTG CTCGCAGGGAATGGGATTTCCATCGTGCTGCTCATCTTCACCATCCTGGAATTCTGCATCGCCGTGGCCACCGCCAACTTCTGGTGCCGGGCCACCCGCCTCAGCTCCAACGAG GCCATGCTGAtcgtccccagtgccacccgtGTGGATCTGGCTGTGCCACCGGCAGAGCTGCCTCAGCCTCCCAGCTACAGCGAG ctggctgctcctgaAGTCTGA
- the MRPL16 gene encoding large ribosomal subunit protein uL16m — protein MAAPLRHFRRVPAMWRWRLPGLLRAGGGPGGVAVPRAGLKKWRLPPDYSGITIPDKPKLKFIDKVPAVPKVRREPRRLRDIRGPSQVATDFTQGQYGILALGGGYLHWGHFEMIRLTIGRSIDPKSMFAVWRVPAPYKSVTKKSLGHRMGGGKGPIDRYVTAVKTGRLVVEVGGHCEFGEVRPFLDRVAQKLPFPAVAVSRESLQEMRREEEQRRLDNQNPWTFERVVTSNMLGMRKYLSPYDLKLKGRYWGKFFLKHRV, from the exons ATGGCGGCGCCCTTGCGGCACTTCCGGCGTGTCCCGGCGATGTGGCGATggcggctcccggggctgctccgggcCGGGGGAG GTCCCGGCGGCGTCGCGGTTCCCCGGGCGGGGCTGAAGAAGTGGAGGCTGCCCCCGGATTACAGCG GGATCACCATCCCCGACAAGCCGAAGCTGAAGTTCATAGACAAGGTGCCGGCCGTGCCCAAGGTCCGGCGGGAGCCGCGGCGGCTCCGTGACATCCGCGGCCCGTCCCAGGTGGCCACCGACTTCACGCAGGGGCAGTACGGGATCCTG GCTTTGGGCGGGGGGTACCTGCACTGGGGCCACTTCGAGATGATCCGCCTGACCATCGGGCGCAGCATCGACCCCAAATCCATGTTCGCCGTGTGGCGAGTGCCCGCCCCCTACAAGTCGGTGACGAAGAAGAGCCTGGGGCACCGCATGGGCGGCGGGAAGGGCCCCATCGACCGCTACGTGACGGCGGTGAAGACCGGCCGGCTGGTGGTGGAGGTGGGCGGGCACTGCGAGTTCGGGGAGGTGCGGCCCTTCCTCGACCGGGTGGCGCAGAAATTGCCCTTCCCGGCCGTGGCCGTCAGCCGGGAGAGCCTCCAGGAGATGCggcgggaggaggagcagaggaggctggACAACCAAAACCCCTGGACTTTCGAGCGGGTGGTGACCTCCAATATGCTGGGCATGAGGAAGTACCTGAGCCCCTACGACCTGAAGCTCAAGGGACGATACTGGGGCAAGTTTTTCCTGAAGCACAGGgtgtga
- the LOC135448342 gene encoding membrane-spanning 4-domains subfamily A member 12-like isoform X1, with product MQGMGSLRLGSRAVMYTAETLPKGKNRVMGTIQIMMGFLHIGFGIVLTTLTNVYTSVFVIGEIPFLGGVSFIISGCLSIGAEKSPTECAVKGSQTMNVISAIFALLGIVAFIVDLNLNGLYRSSLNSCSYLILLAGNGISIVLLIFTILEFCIAVATANFWCRATRLSSNEAMLIVPSATRVDLAVPPAELPQPPSYSELAAPEV from the exons ATGCAGGGCATGGGGAGCCTCCGGCTGGGCAGCCGCGCCGTCATGTACACGGCCGAGACCCTGCCCAAGGGCAAGAACCGCGTCATGGGG ACCATCCAGATTATGATGGGATTCCTGCACATCGGCTTCGGGATTGTCCTGACCACACTCACCAATGTCTACACCTCTGTCTTCGTCATCGGAGAGATCCCTTTCCTGGGCGGCGTGTCG TTCATCATCTCCGGGTGCCTCTCCATCGGCGCCGAGAAGAGTCCCACGGAATGCGCG GTGAAGGGCAGCCAGACCATGAACGTCATCAGTGCCATCTTCGCTCTCCTGGGAATCGTGGCCTTCATCGTGGACCTCAACCTCAACGGGCTCTACCGCTCCAGCCTCAACTCCTGCAGCTATCTCATCCTG CTCGCAGGGAATGGGATTTCCATCGTGCTGCTCATCTTCACCATCCTGGAATTCTGCATCGCCGTGGCCACCGCCAACTTCTGGTGCCGGGCCACCCGCCTCAGCTCCAACGAG GCCATGCTGAtcgtccccagtgccacccgtGTGGATCTGGCTGTGCCACCGGCAGAGCTGCCTCAGCCTCCCAGCTACAGCGAG ctggctgctcctgaAGTCTGA